In a single window of the Rhopalosiphum padi isolate XX-2018 chromosome 1, ASM2088224v1, whole genome shotgun sequence genome:
- the LOC132918318 gene encoding early endosome antigen 1-like isoform X1, giving the protein MENNVREELQPTVDDDNNRGPLTLDLLLKQIDELQLEKKEFGLQRAKMKGFILQKEEELKRMSSISAELKRLQDELDESQSQHTVTKLEMEGRFEEQTRKYNEEISSLHKVVAETLEESRRRENETKIYKTMNEKLENELKHCRNQMLIGQQGNNILGESTQQQIRNVPGTVLSAIARKMTNLASSTESDDYRKSQDDEDNVYKALVDPLKEEVEALKEKIREMDTDITYYKTKLNESKNNVVEKLTTNNSQEESSNSSATGDFVFLNTSNDNNTIQCEQCSLYKVRVEEMQERINEAEKRLLSMDKLKDEHDKETIYRKEMEEKWNEKLDEHKNKAKELKSFSDQSHEVLSDLKLQYEQTVIDFQKEIKLCTENGAKMKQRILKLEEENHNLKEKHMKFSVQLQNEEINLPSSVAELQEYLLKRNEELIAISIVKESIEEEFNRIKNSAAISESQIQGLNSTVTLLEKQLLDERSRFSEEIKNTNRCEKELISCRTQLDTVSKRKTELESMALEQRNKIVALQSDLTNSEEVQRDFVRLSQSLQQELERIRESGTLVRWEHEEDIIDCRDCGAVFSDPKIQKNHCRHCGRIFCPSCLSRTVKSGPNMRDSHVCRVCHTLLVRDSAPYFSTEPPHQPN; this is encoded by the exons ATGGAGAACAACGTGAGAGAAGAACTGCAGCCGACTGTTGACGATGACAACAATCGTG GTCCGTTGACTTTGGACTTGCTTCTAAAACAAATAGACGAATTGCAATTGGAGAAAAAAGAGTTTGGCTTGCAACGCGCCAAAATGAAGGGGTTTATACTGCAAAAAGAAG AGGAGCTCAAGCGTATGTCAAGTATATCAGCTGAACTGAAGCGGTTACAAGATGAGCTAGATGAGTCACAAAGCCAGCATACTGTAACTAAGCTTGAAATGGAAGGGCGGTTTGAAGAACAAACTCGCAAGTATAATGAAGAGATTTCTTCGTTGCATAAAGTGGTTgctg aaaCTTTAGAAGAATCTAGACGGCGTGAAAatgaaactaaaatatacaaaacaatgaATGAAAAGTTGGAAAATGAACTTAAACATTGTCGCAATCAAATGTTGATTGGCCAGCAGGGAAATAATATACTCGGCGAATCAACACAGCAACAAATACGTAATGTACCTGGTACTGTTCTTTCTGCGATTGCTAGAAAAATGACAAATCTTGCTTCTAGCACTGAATCTGATGACTACAGAAag TCTCAAGATGATGAAGATAATGTGTATAAAGCTCTAGTGGATCCATTAAAAGAAGAAGTTGAAgcactaaaagaaaaaattcgTGAAATGGACACAGATATcacctattataaaactaaattaaatgaatCAAAGAATAATGTTGTGGAAAAGTTAACTACGA acaattcaCAAGAAGAATCATCTAATTCTTCAGCAACTGGAGATTTTGTCTTCCTAAACACATCAaatg ataataatacgaTACAATGTGAACAATGTTCTTTGTACAAAGTTCGTGTAGAAGAAATGCAAGAAAGAATAAACGAAGCAGAGAAACGTCTTTTGTCCATGGACAAGCTTAAAGATGAACACGATAAAGAGACTATTTATCGTAAGGAGATGGAAGAAAAGTGGAATGAAAAATTAGATGAACATAAAAACAAGGCAA aagaaTTGAAAAGTTTTTCCGATCAATCACATGAAGTGCTTAGTGATCTCAAGTTGCAATATGAACAGACGGTAATAGATTttcaaaaagaaataaaactcTGTACAGAAAATGGTGCTAAAATGAAGCAACGCATCTTaaa ATTGGAAGaagaaaatcataatttaaaagaaaaacacaTGAAGTTTTCTGTACAGTTACAAAATGAAGAAATTAATCTACCTAGTTCAGTAGCG GAACTTCAAGAATATTTGTTAAAACGCAATGAGGAACTTATAGCTATTTCTATTGTAAAAGAATCTATAGAAGAAGAATTTAACAGAATAAAAAATAGTGCAGCTATTTCTGAAAGCCAAATACAAGGACTGAATTCAACAGTAACTTTACTGGa aaaacaattaTTGGACGAAAGGAGTCGTTTTTCTGaggaaataaaaaacacaaatcGATGTGAAAAAGAGCTAATAAGCTGCCGGACTCAATTGGATACTGTTTCTAAAAGAAAG ACTGAACTAGAATCTATGGCTTTGGAACAACGAAATAAAATTGTAGCTCTACAATCTGATTTGACAAATAGTGAAGAAGTACAACGTGATTTTGTTCGACTATCACAGTCACTTCAACAAGAACTAGAACGTATCAGAGAATCTGGCACTTTG GTGCGATGGGAACATGAAGAAGATATAATTGACTGTCGTGATTGTGGAGCTGTATTCTCTGATCCTAAAATCCAAAAA aaCCATTGCAGACATTGTGGTCGAATCTTCTGCCCATCCTGTTTGTCCAGAACAGTAAAAAGCGGACCTAATATGAGAGACTCGCATGTTTGTCGAGTTTGCCATACTTTACTTGTACGGGATTCAGCGCC
- the LOC132918318 gene encoding early endosome antigen 1-like isoform X2: MENNVREELQPTVDDDNNREELKRMSSISAELKRLQDELDESQSQHTVTKLEMEGRFEEQTRKYNEEISSLHKVVAETLEESRRRENETKIYKTMNEKLENELKHCRNQMLIGQQGNNILGESTQQQIRNVPGTVLSAIARKMTNLASSTESDDYRKSQDDEDNVYKALVDPLKEEVEALKEKIREMDTDITYYKTKLNESKNNVVEKLTTNNSQEESSNSSATGDFVFLNTSNDNNTIQCEQCSLYKVRVEEMQERINEAEKRLLSMDKLKDEHDKETIYRKEMEEKWNEKLDEHKNKAKELKSFSDQSHEVLSDLKLQYEQTVIDFQKEIKLCTENGAKMKQRILKLEEENHNLKEKHMKFSVQLQNEEINLPSSVAELQEYLLKRNEELIAISIVKESIEEEFNRIKNSAAISESQIQGLNSTVTLLEKQLLDERSRFSEEIKNTNRCEKELISCRTQLDTVSKRKTELESMALEQRNKIVALQSDLTNSEEVQRDFVRLSQSLQQELERIRESGTLVRWEHEEDIIDCRDCGAVFSDPKIQKNHCRHCGRIFCPSCLSRTVKSGPNMRDSHVCRVCHTLLVRDSAPYFSTEPPHQPN; this comes from the exons ATGGAGAACAACGTGAGAGAAGAACTGCAGCCGACTGTTGACGATGACAACAATCGTG AGGAGCTCAAGCGTATGTCAAGTATATCAGCTGAACTGAAGCGGTTACAAGATGAGCTAGATGAGTCACAAAGCCAGCATACTGTAACTAAGCTTGAAATGGAAGGGCGGTTTGAAGAACAAACTCGCAAGTATAATGAAGAGATTTCTTCGTTGCATAAAGTGGTTgctg aaaCTTTAGAAGAATCTAGACGGCGTGAAAatgaaactaaaatatacaaaacaatgaATGAAAAGTTGGAAAATGAACTTAAACATTGTCGCAATCAAATGTTGATTGGCCAGCAGGGAAATAATATACTCGGCGAATCAACACAGCAACAAATACGTAATGTACCTGGTACTGTTCTTTCTGCGATTGCTAGAAAAATGACAAATCTTGCTTCTAGCACTGAATCTGATGACTACAGAAag TCTCAAGATGATGAAGATAATGTGTATAAAGCTCTAGTGGATCCATTAAAAGAAGAAGTTGAAgcactaaaagaaaaaattcgTGAAATGGACACAGATATcacctattataaaactaaattaaatgaatCAAAGAATAATGTTGTGGAAAAGTTAACTACGA acaattcaCAAGAAGAATCATCTAATTCTTCAGCAACTGGAGATTTTGTCTTCCTAAACACATCAaatg ataataatacgaTACAATGTGAACAATGTTCTTTGTACAAAGTTCGTGTAGAAGAAATGCAAGAAAGAATAAACGAAGCAGAGAAACGTCTTTTGTCCATGGACAAGCTTAAAGATGAACACGATAAAGAGACTATTTATCGTAAGGAGATGGAAGAAAAGTGGAATGAAAAATTAGATGAACATAAAAACAAGGCAA aagaaTTGAAAAGTTTTTCCGATCAATCACATGAAGTGCTTAGTGATCTCAAGTTGCAATATGAACAGACGGTAATAGATTttcaaaaagaaataaaactcTGTACAGAAAATGGTGCTAAAATGAAGCAACGCATCTTaaa ATTGGAAGaagaaaatcataatttaaaagaaaaacacaTGAAGTTTTCTGTACAGTTACAAAATGAAGAAATTAATCTACCTAGTTCAGTAGCG GAACTTCAAGAATATTTGTTAAAACGCAATGAGGAACTTATAGCTATTTCTATTGTAAAAGAATCTATAGAAGAAGAATTTAACAGAATAAAAAATAGTGCAGCTATTTCTGAAAGCCAAATACAAGGACTGAATTCAACAGTAACTTTACTGGa aaaacaattaTTGGACGAAAGGAGTCGTTTTTCTGaggaaataaaaaacacaaatcGATGTGAAAAAGAGCTAATAAGCTGCCGGACTCAATTGGATACTGTTTCTAAAAGAAAG ACTGAACTAGAATCTATGGCTTTGGAACAACGAAATAAAATTGTAGCTCTACAATCTGATTTGACAAATAGTGAAGAAGTACAACGTGATTTTGTTCGACTATCACAGTCACTTCAACAAGAACTAGAACGTATCAGAGAATCTGGCACTTTG GTGCGATGGGAACATGAAGAAGATATAATTGACTGTCGTGATTGTGGAGCTGTATTCTCTGATCCTAAAATCCAAAAA aaCCATTGCAGACATTGTGGTCGAATCTTCTGCCCATCCTGTTTGTCCAGAACAGTAAAAAGCGGACCTAATATGAGAGACTCGCATGTTTGTCGAGTTTGCCATACTTTACTTGTACGGGATTCAGCGCC